The Narcine bancroftii isolate sNarBan1 chromosome 6, sNarBan1.hap1, whole genome shotgun sequence genome window below encodes:
- the LOC138737073 gene encoding uncharacterized protein yields MAVQFPAKTFDQVIKEINQELEERNTSNAALEKQKMLRKCVDRWRKRGWLPGGTEMFLTGEGNKILKRRVLDKLEETKRDTENKIFNRESAKKRVRDKEIQYRDVLALFEEFGLPGNPPVTAPVEIACRPPPYTYVASKGAPGTPDGILESRPLYPDIETLGCDKNLGNRDTSDEVQAPLIKIEGGVIDVETPLESKKIEKELEIQKWNMKKVQDNIKNLNRDINVLGQISEDQKELMVGVFKEVEKITTTLSGEIKAEGMVIGVKDEKCSTEEETRYDPPWEESRRKRLGREKNRHAYLDIVRTKEKDVKQLNYGRKDYLRDERDQYTFDPETLEADRDSDSDEEESEQGGINKCMPRVKKEQKSPKLRYQCPLLITGRGTQKYVPWSRMDLESLMKKLPPLSNGASPWISCFERETCQEQLALADVRTIMIKLKAEGALKQIEKIVRSSKLGDEIEFNPLRNKFWEALRETFPTPYSLDALVTLQLKEGETAHEYFTRAWDLWETGTGERPDHSPLGRAHFRNGIINGLPATVQAKLRDIVGLETMSEDLWKRHLTHAIKRHRQSEHAKSESASQKEVDKTTDKLVRAIEHIGVKLAAQQIVPQVMGPVINPGPQVRNGWERQLGTMYRGEHVVCWYCQNPGHYQRNCPEAGRARGKRLPSIRGYRGRGGNLRGQARGRGGHIDGPQRIGGWQSDQQVQAPQCNDYIEEGAEFDY; encoded by the coding sequence atggctgtacagttccctgctaagacttttgaccaagttattaaggaaattaatcaggaattagaggagcgaaataccagtaatgcggcattggaaaaacaaaaaatgctccgaaaatgtgtagaccgctggaggaagaggggttggttacccgggggcactgagatgttcctgacaggtgagggaaacaaaattttaaaacgtagagtcttagacaagctggaagaaacaaaacgggacacagaaaacaaaatctttaatcgcgagtcagcaaaaaagagggtgagagacaaggagattcagtatcgcgatgtcctagctctatttgaagaatttggtctccctggtaacccacctgttactgcccctgtagaaatagcttgtagacccccgccctatacatatgtggcgtcaaaaggtgcccctggcaccccagatgggatcctggagtcacgtcccttatatccagatattgagacactggggtgtgacaagaacctcgggaatagggacacatcagacgaggtacaggcccctttaataaaaatagaagggggagtaatagatgtagagacccctctggagtccaagaaaatagaaaaggagttagagatacagaaatggaacatgaaaaaggttcaggataacattaaaaacttaaacagagatattaatgtgctggggcagatcagtgaggatcaaaaagaattaatggtaggtgtatttaaggaagtggaaaagataactacaacactgtcaggagaaattaaagctgaaggaatggtaataggagtaaaggacgaaaagtgtagtacagaagaggaaacgagatacgatccaccatgggaggaaagtagaaggaaaagactcgggagggagaaaaatagacatgcctacctggacatagttaggacaaaagagaaagatgtgaaacaactaaactatggccgaaaagattatcttagagatgaacgtgaccaatatacctttgaccctgagacattggaagctgatagggacagtgacagtgacgaagaagagtcagaacaaggtgggataaataaatgcatgccaagagtaaagaaggagcagaaatccccaaaattgagatatcaatgcccattactgatcacgggacggggaactcaaaaatatgtaccctggtcacgaatggacttagagagtttaatgaaaaaactacctccgttgagtaatggggctagtccatggatttcttgttttgagcgagaaacctgccaagaacaattagcactcgcagatgtcagaactatcatgataaaattaaaggcagaaggggccctgaagcaaatagagaaaattgtaagaagcagtaaattgggggatgaaatagaatttaacccacttcggaataaattttgggaagcacttagagaaacatttcctacaccctatagtttggatgccttggtaacccttcaactaaaggaaggagagactgcacacgagtatttcactcgagcatgggacttatgggaaacagggactggagaaagacccgaccacagccccttaggaagggctcactttcgtaatgggataataaacggactacctgctacggttcaagcaaaattaagggacattgtgggattagagacaatgtcagaggatttgtggaaaagacacctgacacatgcaatcaaacgacatcgtcaatcagagcatgctaagtcagaaagtgcgtcccagaaggaggtggacaaaacaaccgataaattggtgagagccatagaacatataggggttaaattagcggcccaacagatagtcccacaggtcatggggccagtgataaatccgggaccccaagtaagaaatggttgggaaagacagctaggtacaatgtatagaggggaacatgtagtatgctggtactgccaaaatcctggacactaccagcggaactgtccggaggctgggagagcaaggggaaaaagattaccctctattagaggctatcggggaagaggaggaaacttaagaggacaagcaaggggtaggggtggacacattgatgggccccagagaatcggggggtggcagagtgatcaacaagtccaggcacctcagtgtaatgactatattgaggaaggtgctgaatttgattattga